Proteins from a single region of Nakamurella deserti:
- a CDS encoding class II glutamine amidotransferase, which yields MCRLLGVVSPRPLPLTESIGEHLAPFEALSSLHCDGWGIASWGGTDTLQVHKAPEPARTSRRFDEIAEKTMTDAALLHLRKASPGMELSVANTHPFSDGRYALAHNGYCGTVEDLDAIVAEVGGAPAVGTTDSERYFSIVMALLADLPPAAALLEAAARIGRGANLCALNTLLLTPDALYAMCYYDPVKCADEPGGVEGYFLHYTVSRREVLVASTGWDREIDRWSPLPNGEVLEISRHTLEVNLYSRAESAA from the coding sequence GTGTGTCGTCTGCTCGGTGTGGTCAGCCCCCGGCCGTTGCCGTTGACCGAATCCATCGGTGAACACCTGGCGCCGTTCGAGGCGCTGTCCAGCCTGCACTGCGACGGCTGGGGCATCGCCAGCTGGGGCGGCACCGACACCCTCCAGGTGCACAAGGCCCCCGAGCCGGCCCGGACCAGCCGGCGCTTCGACGAGATCGCCGAGAAGACGATGACCGACGCCGCGCTGCTGCACCTGCGCAAGGCCTCGCCGGGGATGGAGCTCTCGGTCGCCAACACCCACCCGTTCAGCGACGGCCGCTATGCGCTGGCCCACAACGGCTACTGCGGCACCGTCGAGGACCTCGACGCGATCGTCGCCGAGGTCGGCGGCGCCCCCGCGGTCGGCACCACCGACAGCGAGCGCTACTTCTCGATCGTGATGGCCCTGCTGGCGGACCTGCCGCCGGCGGCGGCGCTGCTCGAGGCGGCCGCCCGGATCGGCCGCGGTGCGAACCTCTGTGCCCTGAACACCCTGCTGCTCACCCCGGACGCGCTGTACGCCATGTGCTACTACGACCCGGTGAAGTGCGCGGACGAACCGGGCGGCGTCGAGGGCTACTTCCTGCACTACACGGTCAGCCGCCGCGAGGTCCTCGTCGCCTCCACCGGGTGGGACCGGGAGATCGACCGCTGGTCGCCGCTGCCCAACGGCGAGGTGCTGGAGATCTCCCGGCACACGCTCGAGGTCAACCTCTACAGCCGCGCCGAGTCCGCGGCCTGA
- the pgsA gene encoding phosphatidylinositol phosphate synthase: protein MLNALARGAVSRVTDPVGRALLRVGLTPDAVTVIGTAGVVAGAVFLIGAGHLFWGTMAVTVFVFFDLFDGAMARARGHGTDFGVVLDASCDRIADGALFGAIAFAAFQHLHNPSLAIAALICLTAGQVVSYIKARADSVDLRITGALAERAERNVLGLVGAGLQGIGVPYALAVCLWVLAAASVFTVVQRIVQVKRAYVRREAAQPR from the coding sequence ATGCTCAACGCGCTCGCCCGTGGCGCTGTGTCACGGGTGACCGATCCGGTCGGTCGCGCGCTGCTCCGGGTGGGTCTGACCCCGGACGCCGTCACCGTCATCGGCACCGCCGGCGTCGTGGCGGGGGCGGTGTTCCTGATCGGGGCCGGTCACCTGTTCTGGGGCACGATGGCCGTGACCGTCTTCGTGTTCTTCGACCTCTTCGACGGGGCGATGGCCCGGGCCCGCGGCCACGGCACCGACTTCGGTGTGGTCCTGGACGCCTCGTGCGACCGGATCGCCGACGGCGCGCTCTTCGGCGCCATCGCCTTCGCGGCCTTCCAGCACCTGCACAACCCGTCGCTGGCCATCGCCGCGCTGATCTGCCTGACCGCCGGCCAGGTCGTGTCCTACATCAAGGCCCGCGCCGACTCGGTGGACCTGCGCATCACCGGCGCACTCGCCGAGCGCGCCGAACGCAACGTGCTCGGCCTGGTCGGCGCCGGCCTGCAGGGCATCGGGGTGCCGTACGCGCTGGCCGTGTGCCTGTGGGTGCTGGCCGCGGCGAGCGTGTTCACGGTGGTGCAGCGCATCGTGCAGGTCAAGCGCGCCTACGTCCGGCGGGAAGCGGCCCAGCCGCGGTGA